A window of the Lolium perenne isolate Kyuss_39 chromosome 7, Kyuss_2.0, whole genome shotgun sequence genome harbors these coding sequences:
- the LOC127313747 gene encoding patatin-like protein 1, protein MLAAPDENKRPLFAAKEINKFYLDNGPKIFPQRSNGLLTPVAKFFGAVMGPKYDGKFLQDKIKNLTNNVNIADTVTNIIVPTFDIKALQPVLFNTYEAKNEPLKNAHLSDICISTSAAPTYFPAHYFKTYDPLGKIPEREYNLIDGGVAANNPTMAAMSMITKEVLRRNPNFTLGKPADYRNYLIISIGTGSTKEAEMYTAPDCAKWGLLQWLHNGSFTPIIDMFSHASADMVDIHAAVLFKALRVEKNYLRIQDDSLSGNIASVDIATKENMEALIDIGDNLLKKKVARVNVDTGKYKFVDGEGTNEEALTRFAKKLSEERKLRMRQSTLGYH, encoded by the exons ATGCTTGCGGCGCCGGACGAGAACAAGCGTCCTCTTTTCGCCGCCAAGGAGATCAACAAGTTCTACCTCGACAACGGGCCCAAGATCTTCCCGCAGAGGAG TAATGGGCTCCTAACTCCGGTGGCGAAATTTTTCGGCGCGGTGATGGGTCCCAAATACGACGGCAAGTTCCTGCAAGATAAGATCAAGAACCTCACCAACAACGTGAACATCGCCGACACCGTCACCAACATCATCGTGCCGACGTTCGACATCAAAGCCCTCCAGCCGGTCCTCTTCAACACGTACGAGGCCAAGAATGAACCGCTCAAGAACGCCCACCTGTCGGACATCTGCATCAGCACGTCGGCGGCGCCCACCTACTTCCCCGCGCACTACTTCAAGACCTACGATCCCTTGGGCAAGATTCCCGAGCGTGAGTACAACCTCATTGATGGTGGCGTGGCCGCCAACAACCCCACCATGGCTGCCATGTCCATGATCACCAAGGAGGTTCTACGCCGGAACCCCAACTTTACCCTCGGCAAGCCCGCCGATTACCGCAACTACCTCATCATCTCCATCGGCACCGGCTCGACCAAGGAGGCGGAGATGTATACCGCGCCGGACTGCGCCAAGTGGGGCCTCCTCCAGTGGCTCCACAATGGGAGCTTCACCCCGATCATCGACATGTTCTCCCACGCCAGTGCTGACATGGTCGACATCCACGCCGCGGTGCTCTTCAAGGCTCTCCGAGTTGAGAAGAACTATCTCCGCATCCAGGACGACTCACTCAGCGGGAACATCGCCTCGGTGGATATCGCCACCAAAGAGAACATGGAGGCGTTGATCGACATTGGTGACAATTTGCTCAAGAAAAAGGTGGCCAGGGTGAACGTCGACACAGGAAAGTACAAGTTCGTTGACGGCGAGGGAACCAATGAAGAGGCGCTCACGCGCTTCGCCAAGAAGCTCTCCGAAGAACGCAAACTGCGGATGCGCCAATCCACCCTTGGCTACCACTAG